The Caballeronia sp. TF1N1 genome includes a window with the following:
- a CDS encoding 2-keto-4-pentenoate hydratase translates to MSAAFDADALARLFVEARAHRAKLEALPEDARPSNAEEAYAAQKATLHALGASVGGWKVGAKTPDGPIQAALLPADGVHASGARLSMSAFGRAGLELEVAFVFNRAFEAGSGPYSDTDIIDAIGSVHAAIEVVASRFAAWPDVEKPWQLADLQNHGALLVGAGVPYDEAFPFVAPAMSFEFDGKPLFEGPPANPAGDPRRLLAWTVNHAVSHGVAFAAGTVITAGSYTGLAFPDGAGHAVGSIDGLPTVELHFE, encoded by the coding sequence ATGAGCGCGGCCTTCGACGCCGACGCGCTCGCGCGGCTCTTCGTGGAAGCGCGTGCGCATCGCGCGAAGCTCGAAGCATTGCCGGAAGACGCGCGGCCATCGAACGCGGAAGAAGCCTACGCCGCGCAAAAGGCGACTTTGCATGCACTCGGCGCGAGCGTCGGCGGGTGGAAGGTCGGCGCGAAGACGCCCGATGGTCCGATCCAGGCTGCGTTGCTCCCGGCCGATGGCGTGCATGCCTCGGGCGCGCGGCTATCGATGTCGGCTTTCGGACGAGCAGGGCTCGAACTCGAAGTGGCTTTTGTATTCAATCGCGCATTCGAGGCAGGCAGCGGACCGTATAGCGATACCGACATCATCGACGCGATCGGTTCCGTGCATGCGGCGATCGAAGTGGTGGCGAGTCGCTTCGCTGCGTGGCCCGACGTCGAGAAGCCGTGGCAACTCGCGGATCTGCAGAATCACGGCGCGCTACTCGTCGGCGCGGGCGTGCCTTACGACGAAGCGTTCCCGTTCGTCGCCCCGGCGATGAGCTTCGAATTCGACGGCAAGCCGCTGTTCGAAGGCCCACCGGCGAACCCGGCGGGCGATCCGCGTCGTCTGCTTGCGTGGACGGTCAATCACGCGGTCTCGCATGGCGTCGCGTTCGCCGCGGGCACGGTGATCACGGCGGGCTCTTACACCGGACTTGCCTTCCCGGATGGGGCGGGCCACGCCGTGGGCTCGATCGACGGCCTGCCTACCGTCGAATTGCATTTCGAATAA